The following proteins are co-located in the Nocardioides piscis genome:
- a CDS encoding lipid-transfer protein, whose amino-acid sequence MKRSLAGEAAVVGIGATDFSKDSGRSELRLACEAVTAAIADAGLRPSDVDGMVTFTAESSSENHVARNVGIGDLSFFSRVGHGGGAACGTVAHAVAAINAGLAEVVVCWRSFNERSGERYGLGQAGRPVDTSADRAAYSWMTPYGLSTPAQWVAMFARRYMHEYGATSEDFGRVAVIDRAHAATNPHAWFHGRPITLEDHQSSRWIAEPLRLLDCCQETDGGQAVVVVSAERARDLPHPPAYVLGAAQGAGEDQHMMTSYYRPAISGLPEMGLVARQLWAQSGLGPQDMQAAVLYDHFTPLVLPQLEELGFCGRGEARHLLADGHLDPGGRLPLNTHGGQLGEAYLHGMNGIAEAVRLVRGTSVNQPADVTNVVVTAGTGVPTSGLVLGAAT is encoded by the coding sequence GTGAAGCGCTCGCTGGCCGGCGAAGCGGCCGTCGTCGGTATCGGGGCGACCGACTTCTCCAAGGATTCCGGCCGCAGCGAGCTGCGCCTCGCCTGCGAGGCGGTCACTGCGGCCATCGCCGACGCGGGTCTTCGGCCCTCCGACGTCGACGGCATGGTCACCTTCACCGCCGAGTCCTCCTCGGAGAACCACGTCGCCCGCAACGTCGGCATCGGCGACCTGTCGTTCTTCTCCAGGGTCGGCCACGGCGGTGGCGCCGCCTGCGGCACCGTCGCCCACGCGGTCGCGGCGATCAACGCGGGCCTCGCCGAGGTGGTCGTCTGCTGGCGTTCCTTCAACGAGCGCTCCGGCGAGCGCTACGGCCTGGGTCAGGCCGGCCGGCCGGTCGACACCAGCGCCGACCGCGCGGCCTACTCCTGGATGACGCCGTACGGCCTCTCGACCCCCGCCCAGTGGGTGGCGATGTTCGCGCGGCGCTACATGCACGAGTACGGCGCCACGAGCGAGGACTTCGGACGCGTCGCCGTCATCGACCGGGCGCACGCGGCGACCAACCCGCACGCCTGGTTCCACGGCCGCCCGATCACGCTCGAGGACCACCAGTCGTCCCGCTGGATCGCCGAGCCCTTGCGGCTGCTGGACTGCTGCCAGGAGACCGACGGCGGTCAGGCCGTCGTCGTCGTCTCGGCCGAGCGGGCGCGCGACCTCCCGCACCCGCCCGCCTACGTCCTGGGTGCCGCCCAGGGGGCGGGGGAGGACCAGCACATGATGACGTCGTACTACCGCCCCGCCATCTCCGGACTCCCCGAGATGGGACTCGTCGCACGCCAGCTGTGGGCGCAGAGCGGCCTGGGGCCGCAGGACATGCAGGCGGCCGTGCTCTACGACCACTTCACTCCGCTCGTCCTCCCGCAGCTGGAGGAGCTCGGCTTCTGCGGCCGCGGTGAGGCGCGGCACCTCCTGGCCGACGGACACCTCGACCCCGGTGGCCGGCTCCCGCTCAACACCCACGGCGGACAGCTGGGGGAGGCCTACCTCCACGGCATGAACGGCATCGCCGAGGCGGTGCGACTGGTCAGGGGGACGTCGGTCAACCAGCCGGCCGACGTCACCAATGTCGTCGTGACGGCCGGGACGGGCGTCCCGACGAGCGGTCTCGTGCTCGGTGCTGCGACCTGA
- a CDS encoding SDR family oxidoreductase, translating to MDFAGKTALVTGGTQGIGFAVAEALLAAGADVVVGGRREPSRLPSARGRTATWGAADIRDPRQAEELVQQAHARHGRLDVLVNNAGGSPDAPAASLSPRFAERVVALNLLAPFYLAQAANTLMQAGDGGSIINIGSVSGSQPQPGTAPYSAAKAGLRVLTNALAMEWAPRVRVNHITTGLVRTEGSAELYGDGAALAAVIPMGRLALPGDVAGAVLFLAGDHASYITGCDLAVHGGGELPSRYLALQGS from the coding sequence ATGGACTTCGCCGGGAAGACGGCACTCGTCACGGGCGGCACGCAAGGCATCGGGTTCGCCGTGGCGGAGGCCCTGCTGGCGGCCGGCGCCGACGTCGTGGTCGGGGGACGTCGCGAGCCGAGCCGGCTCCCGTCCGCACGAGGACGCACCGCCACCTGGGGGGCAGCGGACATCCGCGATCCGCGCCAGGCCGAAGAGCTGGTCCAGCAGGCCCATGCACGACACGGACGCCTCGACGTGCTGGTCAACAACGCAGGCGGGTCGCCGGACGCACCTGCGGCCAGCCTCTCCCCCCGCTTCGCGGAGCGGGTCGTGGCGCTCAACCTCCTCGCGCCCTTCTACCTCGCCCAGGCGGCGAACACCCTGATGCAGGCCGGGGACGGCGGGTCCATCATCAACATCGGCAGCGTCTCCGGCAGCCAGCCGCAGCCGGGGACGGCGCCATACTCCGCCGCAAAGGCGGGACTGCGCGTGCTCACCAACGCCCTGGCGATGGAGTGGGCCCCGCGCGTGCGCGTCAACCACATCACCACGGGCCTGGTGCGGACGGAGGGCTCGGCCGAGCTGTACGGCGACGGCGCCGCCCTGGCCGCGGTGATCCCGATGGGACGCCTGGCGCTCCCCGGGGACGTCGCGGGGGCCGTCCTCTTCCTGGCCGGCGACCACGCCTCCTACATCACCGGCTGCGACCTCGCGGTGCACGGTGGTGGAGAGCTCCCCTCCCGCTACCTCGCGCTGCAAGGGTCCTGA
- a CDS encoding lipid-transfer protein, which yields MSVRTDNRVTVAGVGMHPWGKWGKSFVEYGVVAARAALADAQIGWSEVDLVVGGETVRNGYGGYVAGATFAQALGWNGARVATSYAACATGAQALDTARARILAGLSEVALVVGADTTPKGFLAPNAGERWDDPDWLRFRLLGMTNPAYFALYARRRMDLYGATSEDFAAVKVKNSRHGLANPNARYRKQVSVAEVMSSAVVCDPLHLLDICATSDGAAAVVLCSPDYARRHGLVEAVQVAAISTVTPTFPNTVIDMPLLSTDAPPPSSPEGEESALCPSRNRTFKQSIAHAAYEEAGIGPDDVDVAEVYDLSTALELDWMEDLALCKEGEAEQLLRAGETTIGGRVPVNPSGGLACFGEAVPAQALAQVCELTWQLRGQAHGRQVDDARVGITANQGLFGHGSSVVLVR from the coding sequence ATGAGTGTCAGGACGGACAATCGGGTCACGGTCGCGGGGGTGGGGATGCACCCGTGGGGCAAGTGGGGCAAGAGCTTCGTGGAGTACGGGGTGGTCGCGGCCCGGGCGGCGTTGGCTGATGCGCAGATCGGCTGGTCCGAGGTGGACCTGGTCGTGGGTGGGGAGACGGTCCGCAACGGTTATGGCGGGTATGTCGCGGGGGCGACGTTCGCGCAGGCGTTGGGGTGGAACGGTGCGCGGGTCGCGACGTCGTATGCCGCGTGCGCGACCGGTGCCCAGGCCCTCGACACCGCCCGGGCGCGGATCCTGGCGGGTCTCTCGGAGGTGGCGTTGGTGGTGGGGGCGGACACGACCCCGAAGGGGTTCCTGGCCCCGAATGCCGGGGAGCGGTGGGACGACCCGGACTGGTTGCGGTTCCGGTTGCTGGGGATGACCAACCCGGCCTATTTCGCGTTGTATGCGCGGCGTCGGATGGACTTGTATGGCGCCACGTCGGAGGATTTTGCGGCCGTGAAGGTCAAGAACTCCCGCCATGGCCTGGCCAACCCGAACGCGCGGTATCGCAAGCAGGTCAGTGTCGCTGAGGTGATGTCCAGCGCTGTGGTGTGCGACCCGCTGCACCTGCTCGACATCTGCGCGACCAGTGATGGCGCGGCCGCGGTGGTGTTGTGCTCACCCGACTACGCGCGCCGCCACGGGCTGGTCGAGGCGGTGCAGGTCGCGGCGATCTCGACGGTGACCCCGACGTTCCCGAACACGGTGATCGACATGCCGTTGTTGTCCACTGATGCACCCCCACCCTCGTCGCCGGAGGGTGAGGAGAGTGCTCTGTGCCCGTCACGAAACCGGACCTTCAAGCAGTCGATCGCCCACGCGGCCTACGAGGAGGCCGGCATCGGGCCCGACGATGTCGACGTCGCCGAGGTCTATGACCTGTCCACCGCGCTCGAGCTGGACTGGATGGAGGACCTCGCGTTGTGCAAGGAGGGCGAGGCCGAACAGCTCCTGCGTGCCGGGGAGACCACCATCGGTGGCCGGGTCCCGGTCAACCCCAGTGGTGGGTTGGCGTGCTTCGGTGAGGCCGTCCCGGCCCAGGCGCTCGCGCAGGTCTGCGAGCTCACCTGGCAGCTGCGCGGCCAGGCCCACGGCCGCCAGGTCGACGACGCCCGGGTCGGAATCACCGCCAACCAGGGCCTCTTCGGCCACGGCTCCTCAGTGGTCCTCGTCCGATGA
- a CDS encoding OB-fold domain-containing protein — translation MCEGVGFESVELGRRGRVWSYTDAQYQPPPPYIPAHEVHVPFALAAVELPEGLVVLGQVADGFGVAELSVGAVVELVVETLYADESGERTIWRWKPVVDEGASA, via the coding sequence GTGTGTGAGGGGGTGGGGTTCGAGTCGGTCGAGCTGGGTCGGCGGGGTCGGGTGTGGTCCTACACCGATGCGCAGTACCAGCCGCCGCCGCCCTACATCCCGGCTCACGAGGTGCATGTGCCGTTCGCGTTGGCTGCGGTCGAGCTTCCCGAGGGGTTGGTGGTGCTGGGTCAGGTCGCGGACGGGTTCGGTGTCGCTGAGTTGAGCGTGGGGGCGGTGGTCGAGCTGGTGGTGGAGACGTTGTACGCCGACGAGTCGGGTGAGCGCACGATCTGGCGTTGGAAGCCGGTCGTGGACGAAGGAGCGTCGGCATGA
- the wrbA gene encoding NAD(P)H:quinone oxidoreductase — MTKLSIIYYSSYGTAHAMASRMAETAEAQGAEVRLRRVRETAPDEVVQSVEGWAAHAASVADQPVAEPDDIAWADAVIMGSGTRYGHVTSQLQAYIDTLGPLWQEGKLADKVYASFTSSQTLHGGQETTIVAMLTTFCHFGGIIVPPGYTDQTKFNDGNPYGVGVVTGQGGVDDTANTALDHLVTRVLTVAKRLGS, encoded by the coding sequence ATGACGAAGTTATCGATCATCTACTACTCCAGCTACGGCACCGCACACGCGATGGCATCGCGCATGGCCGAGACCGCCGAGGCACAGGGCGCCGAGGTCAGACTGCGTCGCGTCAGGGAGACCGCCCCCGACGAGGTGGTCCAGAGTGTCGAAGGATGGGCCGCCCATGCGGCCTCCGTCGCCGACCAGCCCGTCGCCGAACCCGACGACATCGCGTGGGCCGACGCGGTCATCATGGGCTCCGGGACCCGCTACGGCCACGTCACCAGCCAGCTGCAGGCCTACATCGACACCCTCGGCCCGTTGTGGCAGGAGGGCAAGCTCGCCGACAAGGTCTATGCGTCCTTCACGTCCAGCCAGACGCTGCACGGCGGGCAGGAGACCACCATCGTCGCCATGCTCACCACGTTCTGCCACTTCGGCGGGATCATCGTGCCGCCCGGCTACACCGACCAGACCAAGTTCAACGACGGCAACCCCTATGGCGTGGGTGTCGTCACCGGTCAGGGTGGGGTCGACGACACCGCCAACACGGCGCTCGACCACCTGGTCACCCGGGTGCTCACGGTCGCGAAGCGACTCGGGTCCTGA
- a CDS encoding YceI family protein, translating into MSFFRRTRKTTTAPAIAAAPASVAVAPAGSVLTGDYSIDASHSRLGFSARHAMVTTVRGNFNDFTGTAHVDAETPANSVVNLTISAASVNTASADRDGHLTSEDFFDVATHPEISFASTSVERDGTEWNITGDLTIKGTTRSVTIPFEETGTAVDPFGNTRAGFEGAISINRKDWGLTWNAALETGGVLVSEKIKLELDISAIKNA; encoded by the coding sequence ATGTCCTTCTTCCGCCGCACGCGCAAGACCACCACCGCCCCCGCCATCGCAGCCGCCCCCGCCTCCGTCGCGGTGGCCCCGGCCGGCTCCGTCCTCACCGGTGACTACAGCATCGACGCCAGCCACTCCCGTCTTGGCTTCTCCGCCCGCCACGCGATGGTCACCACCGTCCGCGGCAACTTCAACGACTTCACCGGCACCGCGCACGTCGACGCCGAGACGCCGGCCAACTCGGTGGTCAACCTGACCATCAGCGCCGCCAGCGTGAACACCGCGTCCGCCGACCGCGACGGCCACCTCACCTCCGAGGACTTCTTCGACGTCGCGACCCACCCGGAGATCTCCTTCGCCTCGACCTCGGTCGAGCGCGACGGCACGGAGTGGAACATCACCGGCGACCTGACCATCAAGGGCACCACGCGCTCCGTCACCATCCCCTTCGAGGAGACCGGCACCGCGGTGGACCCGTTCGGCAACACGCGCGCCGGCTTCGAGGGCGCGATCTCGATCAACCGCAAGGACTGGGGCCTGACCTGGAACGCGGCCCTCGAGACCGGCGGCGTCCTCGTGTCCGAGAAGATCAAGCTCGAGCTCGACATCTCGGCCATCAAGAACGCCTGA
- a CDS encoding TetR family transcriptional regulator encodes MRTPAMRERLVDAAFELFEERGFDQTTVDDVAERAGAGRTTFFRHFRAKEDAVLADHDALLARVTTILAAPEVEGPPADAWQALTKRVVSAARAVLEHYVAEGERARRRYRLSATVPAIRSREVAGMRSYQHAFRAAIKAGFGGDERSGLDAELAATAAIAATHHVLRRWLRSETQSPQADFDAAITHALTPWLPVAPQEVTLPPRVVAAVRRTTPLLEDLLDELQAMTSG; translated from the coding sequence ATGCGGACCCCGGCGATGCGAGAACGACTGGTGGACGCGGCATTCGAGCTCTTCGAGGAGCGCGGGTTCGACCAGACCACCGTTGACGACGTGGCCGAGCGCGCGGGCGCCGGGCGCACCACCTTCTTCCGGCACTTCCGGGCCAAGGAGGACGCGGTCCTGGCTGACCACGACGCACTATTGGCGCGGGTCACCACGATCCTTGCTGCCCCAGAGGTCGAGGGCCCGCCCGCAGATGCCTGGCAGGCACTCACCAAGCGCGTGGTCTCGGCCGCGCGGGCGGTGCTGGAGCACTACGTCGCGGAGGGCGAGCGAGCACGCCGGCGCTATCGGCTCTCAGCCACCGTGCCCGCGATCAGGTCCCGGGAGGTGGCCGGGATGCGGTCCTACCAGCATGCCTTCCGAGCTGCCATCAAGGCAGGCTTCGGCGGCGACGAGCGATCCGGCCTCGACGCGGAGCTCGCGGCCACGGCGGCGATCGCGGCGACCCATCACGTCCTGCGTCGGTGGCTGCGTTCGGAGACGCAGTCCCCCCAGGCCGACTTCGACGCCGCCATCACCCATGCTCTCACTCCGTGGCTGCCCGTGGCTCCGCAGGAGGTCACGCTCCCCCCTCGAGTGGTGGCCGCCGTCCGGCGTACGACCCCGCTCCTCGAGGACCTGCTCGACGAGCTGCAGGCCATGACCTCCGGCTGA
- a CDS encoding 3-hydroxybutyryl-CoA dehydrogenase → MERVGVVGCGLMGAGIAEVSARAGLDVVVVESSDGAVEAGRARLETSLARAEAKGKIESAASVLGRIRVVSDLGELADRELVVEAIVEDEDAKTELFRTLDKVVTDPDAILASNTSSIPIMKLGVVTARPHNVIGIHFFNPVPVLQLVELVPSLLTSDETTARSRSFVEGALGKQAIDCQDRAGFVVNSLLIPFVLSAIRMLESGFATAEDIDRGLVLGAAHPQGPLALADLIGLDTTKAVAESLYEEFKEPLYAAPPLLARMVDAGLLGRKSGRGFYTYS, encoded by the coding sequence ATGGAGCGCGTAGGAGTCGTCGGTTGCGGGTTGATGGGCGCAGGCATCGCTGAGGTGTCCGCCCGCGCGGGGCTAGACGTCGTGGTGGTGGAGTCCAGCGATGGAGCGGTCGAGGCCGGCAGGGCTCGACTCGAGACATCGCTCGCGCGCGCCGAGGCGAAGGGCAAGATCGAGTCGGCGGCCTCCGTGCTGGGCCGCATCCGCGTGGTCTCCGACCTCGGTGAGCTCGCGGATCGGGAGCTCGTCGTCGAGGCGATCGTCGAGGACGAGGACGCCAAGACCGAGCTGTTCCGCACCCTCGACAAGGTCGTGACCGACCCTGACGCGATCCTCGCCTCCAACACGTCGTCGATCCCGATCATGAAGCTGGGCGTGGTGACCGCCCGCCCGCACAACGTCATCGGCATCCACTTCTTCAACCCGGTCCCGGTGCTCCAGCTCGTCGAGCTGGTCCCCAGCCTGCTCACCTCCGACGAGACCACCGCCCGCAGCCGATCCTTCGTCGAAGGCGCGCTGGGCAAGCAGGCGATCGACTGCCAGGACCGCGCGGGATTCGTCGTGAACTCCCTCCTGATCCCGTTCGTCCTCTCGGCCATCCGGATGCTGGAGTCCGGCTTCGCCACCGCCGAGGACATCGACCGCGGACTGGTCCTCGGAGCCGCGCACCCGCAGGGCCCGCTCGCCCTGGCGGACCTCATCGGCCTCGACACCACGAAGGCGGTCGCTGAGTCCCTCTACGAGGAGTTCAAGGAACCGCTCTACGCCGCCCCGCCGCTGTTGGCCCGGATGGTCGACGCGGGCCTCCTGGGCCGCAAGTCCGGTCGTGGCTTCTACACCTACTCCTGA
- a CDS encoding acyl-CoA dehydrogenase family protein: MGTSTDFDLFRLSEDHEALREAVRRVAEHKIAPHAAEVDDQARYPQEAHEALVASDFFAAHVPEAYDGVGADALATCLIIEEVARVCGSSSLIPAVNKLGSLPLILGASEELKVKYLTPLARGEAGFSYGLSERDAGSDTAAMRTRAVLHGDEWVLNGQKSWITNAGVSEFYTVLAVTDPDGPRGGNVSAFVVEKSDVGFSFGEKERKLGIKGSPTRELLFDNVRLPRDRMIGEPGTGLRLALRTLDHTRVTIGAQAVGIAQGALDFAVGYVKERRQFGKAISDFQGIQFMLAGMAMKLEAARQMVYVAAAKSERDDADLAFFGAAAKCYASDVAMEITTDAVQLLGGYGYTQDFPVERMMRDAKITQIYEGTNQVQRIVMARQLLSRS, from the coding sequence ATGGGCACCAGCACCGACTTCGACCTCTTCCGTCTCTCCGAGGACCACGAGGCCCTGCGCGAGGCCGTCCGCCGGGTGGCGGAGCACAAGATCGCGCCGCACGCCGCGGAGGTCGACGACCAGGCCCGCTACCCGCAGGAGGCCCACGAGGCGCTGGTCGCCTCGGACTTCTTCGCCGCGCACGTCCCCGAGGCCTACGACGGCGTCGGAGCCGATGCGCTTGCCACCTGCCTGATCATCGAGGAGGTGGCGCGGGTCTGTGGCTCGTCCTCGCTGATCCCGGCCGTCAACAAGCTCGGCAGCCTGCCGTTGATCCTCGGCGCGAGCGAGGAGCTCAAGGTCAAGTACCTCACGCCGTTGGCCCGGGGCGAGGCCGGCTTCTCGTACGGCCTGTCGGAGCGCGACGCCGGCAGCGACACCGCCGCCATGCGGACCCGCGCGGTGCTCCACGGCGACGAGTGGGTGCTCAACGGCCAGAAGTCGTGGATCACCAACGCCGGGGTCTCGGAGTTCTACACGGTCCTCGCTGTCACCGACCCCGACGGCCCTCGCGGTGGCAACGTCAGTGCCTTCGTCGTGGAGAAGTCCGACGTTGGCTTCTCCTTCGGCGAGAAGGAGCGAAAGCTGGGGATCAAGGGGTCGCCGACCCGTGAGCTGCTCTTCGACAACGTGCGCCTTCCCCGAGACCGCATGATTGGCGAGCCCGGCACAGGCCTCAGGCTGGCGCTGCGCACGCTCGACCACACCCGGGTCACCATCGGCGCGCAGGCGGTCGGCATCGCCCAGGGAGCGCTCGACTTCGCCGTGGGGTATGTCAAGGAGCGCCGCCAGTTCGGCAAGGCGATCTCGGACTTCCAAGGCATCCAGTTCATGCTCGCCGGCATGGCGATGAAGCTCGAGGCCGCCCGGCAGATGGTCTACGTCGCGGCAGCGAAGTCCGAGCGCGACGACGCCGACCTCGCCTTCTTCGGAGCCGCCGCCAAGTGCTACGCCTCGGACGTCGCGATGGAGATCACCACCGATGCGGTGCAGCTGCTCGGCGGCTACGGCTACACGCAGGACTTCCCGGTCGAGCGGATGATGCGCGATGCCAAGATCACCCAGATCTACGAAGGCACCAACCAGGTCCAGCGGATCGTGATGGCCCGCCAGCTGCTGAGCCGCTCCTGA
- a CDS encoding energy-coupling factor transporter transmembrane component T family protein: MTGVIGLYRPGVSALHRMSAETKLAVLVVGGAGSVFVRTPAVTAVSLAVVLLGHVVARIPPRVLWDSLRPVLWVAVPLAAFQVLVVGWARASVIVGVILALVMLANLVTLTTRTTDLVDVVVRLLRPLRFPGVNPERVALMLNLGIRAVPLVIELAAEVRDAQHARGHAASPRAFAVPLIVGALRRSEEIGDALAARGFED, translated from the coding sequence ATGACGGGCGTCATCGGGCTCTACCGGCCCGGCGTCTCGGCGCTCCACCGGATGTCTGCGGAGACCAAGCTCGCCGTGCTGGTCGTCGGTGGAGCCGGATCCGTCTTCGTGAGGACTCCAGCCGTCACCGCTGTGTCGCTCGCTGTCGTGCTGCTCGGACATGTCGTGGCCAGGATCCCGCCCCGCGTGCTGTGGGACTCCCTCCGCCCCGTGCTGTGGGTCGCCGTCCCGCTCGCCGCGTTCCAGGTGCTCGTGGTCGGGTGGGCGCGCGCGAGCGTCATCGTCGGGGTGATCCTCGCCCTGGTGATGCTCGCCAACCTCGTCACGCTCACGACCCGCACCACCGACCTCGTCGACGTGGTCGTGAGACTCCTCCGGCCTCTGCGCTTCCCCGGCGTCAACCCGGAGCGGGTCGCGCTGATGCTCAACCTCGGCATCCGTGCCGTGCCGCTGGTGATCGAGCTGGCCGCCGAGGTCCGCGACGCCCAGCACGCGCGCGGACACGCGGCCAGTCCCCGCGCGTTCGCCGTACCCCTCATCGTCGGCGCCCTGCGCCGGTCCGAGGAGATCGGGGACGCGCTCGCCGCGCGCGGTTTCGAGGACTGA
- a CDS encoding energy-coupling factor ABC transporter ATP-binding protein, which translates to MLIDFRGVSHTYPGRVGHVVRDLDVRLDEPRIGVIGANGSGKSTFARMLNGLVVPSAGTVTVDGLDTGRDGRQVRRKVGFCFTNPDSQIVMPTVAEDVAFGLRRRGLSKTEIAARVADVLAQHGLADHADHPAHLLSGGQKQLLALASILVTEPSLLVMDEPTTLLDRRNTRTVAELITRLPQQVVMVTHDLELLCDFDRVLVFDEARLVHDGPPAEAVKLYRELMG; encoded by the coding sequence GTGCTGATCGACTTCCGGGGCGTCTCCCACACCTATCCCGGCCGCGTGGGACACGTCGTCCGTGACCTCGACGTTCGGTTGGACGAACCCCGCATCGGCGTCATCGGCGCAAACGGGTCCGGGAAGTCGACCTTCGCCCGGATGCTCAACGGCCTCGTCGTGCCTTCCGCCGGGACGGTGACGGTCGACGGCCTGGACACGGGGCGGGACGGACGCCAGGTGCGCAGGAAGGTGGGGTTCTGCTTCACCAACCCCGACTCCCAGATCGTGATGCCGACGGTCGCCGAGGACGTGGCGTTCGGTCTGCGGCGGCGAGGACTGTCGAAGACGGAGATCGCCGCGCGCGTCGCCGACGTGCTGGCTCAGCACGGTCTCGCAGACCACGCCGACCACCCCGCGCACCTGCTCTCCGGAGGGCAGAAGCAGCTGCTCGCCCTGGCGTCGATCCTGGTGACCGAGCCCAGCCTGTTGGTCATGGACGAGCCGACCACCCTGCTCGACCGGCGCAACACCCGGACGGTCGCGGAGCTCATCACCCGGCTCCCCCAACAGGTCGTCATGGTGACCCACGACCTCGAGCTGCTCTGCGACTTCGACCGGGTCCTGGTCTTCGACGAGGCCCGGCTGGTCCACGACGGCCCACCCGCCGAAGCGGTCAAGCTCTACCGCGAGCTGATGGGATGA
- a CDS encoding thiolase family protein: MTSGHGRSQAPVIIAAARTPIGTAGHSLSKLTVDRLGAPVLTSLLARAGVDGGLVDDVILGNCTGPGGNVARLTALTAGLPEEVPGLTVDRQCASGLAAIGLAAHLVRDGAGMVLAGGVESASTAPWRFWPPVGGGEPQRYTRAPFAPEGLDLDMGISNDLLAAEAGVSRQRQDAYAARSHALASAAQEAGVFDSEIVAVEGVVRDDRPRPGLTAERLARLRPAFRAGGTVTAGNSCGVSDGAAAVVVVSSHHHQELGQSGLRILSTATAGVAAARPGRGLVPAVRIALDRAGVSLVDIDAIELNEAFAGQVLACCDELRLDPDRVCEEGGALALGHPWGASGAVLVVRLFSRLVTRRQGRLGLAAIAAGGGMGVAMVVESC, from the coding sequence ATGACTTCCGGGCACGGCCGTTCACAGGCACCGGTGATCATCGCCGCGGCCCGGACGCCGATCGGCACCGCCGGCCACTCGCTGTCCAAGCTGACGGTGGACCGGTTGGGCGCCCCTGTGCTGACCTCCCTGCTCGCTCGGGCCGGTGTCGACGGTGGGCTCGTCGACGACGTGATCCTGGGCAACTGCACGGGTCCGGGAGGGAACGTGGCCCGGCTGACCGCGCTCACGGCCGGGCTGCCGGAGGAGGTGCCCGGCCTGACCGTCGACCGACAGTGCGCGAGCGGTCTTGCTGCGATCGGGCTCGCCGCCCACCTGGTGCGCGACGGAGCCGGCATGGTGCTCGCCGGCGGCGTCGAGTCGGCCAGCACCGCGCCGTGGCGCTTCTGGCCCCCGGTCGGAGGTGGTGAGCCTCAGCGCTACACGCGCGCTCCCTTCGCTCCCGAAGGGCTCGACCTCGACATGGGCATCTCGAACGACCTGCTGGCAGCCGAGGCCGGCGTCAGCCGGCAGCGTCAGGACGCCTACGCGGCCCGGTCTCACGCTCTGGCCAGCGCCGCCCAGGAGGCCGGGGTCTTCGACTCCGAGATCGTCGCCGTCGAGGGAGTCGTGCGTGACGACCGGCCCCGACCCGGCCTGACGGCCGAACGGCTCGCCCGTCTGCGGCCGGCGTTCCGGGCGGGTGGGACGGTGACCGCCGGCAACTCGTGCGGAGTCAGCGACGGAGCAGCCGCCGTGGTCGTGGTCAGCTCGCACCACCACCAGGAGCTGGGCCAAAGCGGCCTCCGCATCCTCAGCACAGCGACGGCCGGGGTCGCGGCCGCGCGCCCCGGGAGAGGCCTCGTCCCGGCCGTCCGGATCGCGCTGGACCGGGCCGGGGTCAGCCTGGTCGACATCGACGCCATCGAGCTCAACGAGGCCTTCGCCGGACAGGTGCTGGCATGCTGCGACGAGCTGCGACTCGATCCTGATCGGGTCTGCGAGGAAGGCGGTGCCCTGGCGCTCGGGCACCCGTGGGGCGCGTCCGGGGCCGTGCTGGTCGTCCGCCTGTTCTCCCGGCTCGTCACCCGGCGACAGGGGCGTCTCGGCCTGGCCGCGATCGCTGCCGGCGGTGGCATGGGAGTGGCCATGGTGGTGGAGTCGTGCTGA